Proteins encoded in a region of the Manduca sexta isolate Smith_Timp_Sample1 chromosome 9, JHU_Msex_v1.0, whole genome shotgun sequence genome:
- the LOC115442390 gene encoding homeobox protein cut isoform X5 — protein MNGYCERLNIFYVEIMKIRNFYHDRATLAEKEVTTLKEQLATTSPTPLQATVPPKTNGSHIEPTRDQATETRIDTYSPEIKEEKRHSPGIDEEVEQKMEMAATGRSNSNSSRSSPVVQGGNLENELVAKEKEIAQLVEDVRRLQASLSALQEAHAQQLQRLEERLDEKKQHIARLEARLDTQRDYDDIKREINMLRALDLGAGERSLERKPDPLRSPAAPVREERNSAERERSTERRDTGGEEWPSTPPPLNNNTTHHNNNGPVSLPLPPPSPFRFEEHRPYRFAEDMGPLPPGALVGRLGDSLIPKGDPMEARLQEMLRYNMDKYANSNLDTLHISRKVRELLSVHNIGQRLFAKYVLGLSQGTVSELLSKPKPWDKLTEKGRDSYRKMHAWACDEAAIMLLKSLIPKKVSSFPVGTKDGTPGPGFGRPDGEGDERLAHILNEASHLMKTPGQPTNDDSRSNEDSSSPRTQCPSPFSNKDSSQNRRLKKYENDDIPQEKVVRIYQEELAKIMTRRVEDMRHSREGFPGMFPPFFSGGMPPHMERPPEDIRMALEAYHRELAKIQPGSNIPNLHNLPGMPPFPNILALQQQAMQQAQNQHMNGSGAIQDLSLPKDKNAKMNGMTDSDKDKPLDAEEAIRHAGSAFSLVRPKLEPGQQSTGSSASSPLGNAILPPAITPNDDFSSSAAASPLQRMASITNSLISQPNNPPHHPPPQRSMKAVLPPITQQQFDLFNNLNTEEIVRRVKEALSQYSISQRLFGESVLGLSQGSVSDLLARPKPWHMLTQKGREPFIRMKMFLEDDNAVHKLVASQYKIAPEKLMRTGNYSGAPPCPPNMTKPMPPTQKMISDATSLLSKMQQEQLLGPGHLGHLGQPTPLLLTPPGFPPHHAVTLPPQHHDNNNKERKPPPPPQPHHQPPVMRNLHQHISPSVYEMAALTQDLDTQTITTKIKEALLANNIGQKIFGEAVLGLSQGSVSELLSKPKPWHMLSIKGREPFIRMQLWLSDAHNIDRLQALKNERREANKRRRSSGPGQDNSSDTSSNDTSEFYHSSSPGPTTGAPCAKKQRVLFSEEQKEALRLAFALDPYPNMPTIEFLAAELGLSTRTITNWFHNHRMRLKQQAPHGLPAEPPARDQSSAPFDPVQFRLLLNQRLLELQKERMGLAGVPLPYPPYFAANSNLAALIGRGLIPPEEGGKDQASGLDLTMPLKREPDGDDFEDDDVESNLGSEDSMDDESKTEPKAASTPQGRSNRRKPAAPQWVNPDWQDEKPRNPDEIIINGVCVMRSDDFRRESEETVRVEPSPVPRDSSPAPRTPQTPHTPRPPHTPDDVIPEDKIKSENDDDRWEY, from the exons ATTGCTCAATTAGTGGAAGACGTGAGACGGCTTCAAGCGTCGCTTTCAGCGCTGCAGGAGGCGCACGCGCAGCAGCTTCAACGGCTGGAGGAGCGGCTGGACGAGAAGAAGCAGCACATCGCGAGGCTCGAGGCCAGGCTTGACACGCAGCGGGATTACGATGACATTAAACGGGAGATCAA CATGCTCCGCGCGCTAGACCTGGGCGCGGGCGAGAGGTCTCTGGAGCGCAAGCCCGACCCTCTGAGGTCGCCGGCCGCACCCGTCCGCGAGGAGAGAAACTCCGCCGAGCGGGAGCGCAGCACCGAGCGACGGGATACAG GTGGCGAGGAATGGCCGAGCACGCCCCCACCGCTCAACAACAACACCACGCACCACAATAACAACGGGCCGGTGTCGCTGCCGCTGCCGCCGCCGAGCCCCTTCCGCTTCGAGGAGCACCGCCCGTACCGGTTCGCGGAGGACATGGGCCCGCTGCCGCCCGGCGCGCTCGTCGGCCGCCTCGGCGACTCGCTCATACCGAAGGGGGACCCGATGGAGGCGAGGCTGCAAGAGATGCTCAGATACAACATGGACAAATACGCGAACAGCAATCTGGACACGTTGCATATAAGCCGGAAAGTGCGGGAGTTGCTCTCCGTGCACAACATCGGGCAGAGGCTGTTCGCGAAGTACGTGCTGGGGCTGTCGCAAGGCACGGTGTCCGAGCTGCTGTCGAAGCCGAAACCCTGGGACAAGTTGACGGAGAAGGGGCGCGACTCGTACAGGAAAATGCACGCGTGGGCGTGCGACGAGGCCGCCATCATGCTCCTCAAGTCACTGATCCCTAAAAAAG TCTCGTCCTTTCCAGTTGGTACTAAAGATGGTACACCAGGTCCAGGTTTTGGCAGACCAGACGGCGAGGGTGACGAGCGACTCGCCCACATACTGAACGAAGCTTCGCATCTTATGAAGACTCCTGGCCAGCCTACCAATGATGATTCCAGGAGTAATGAGGACTCCAGCTCCCCGAGGACGCAGTGTCCGTCGCCGTTCTCGAATAAG gACTCGAGTCAAAACCGAAGGCTGAAGAAGTACGAAAACGACGACATTCCCCAAGAGAAAGTGGTACGCATCTATCAAGAAGAGCTGGCCAAGATCATGACCAGGCGGGTGGAGGATATGCGCCACAGTCGCGAGGGTTTCCCTGG TATGTTCCCACCATTTTTCAGCGGAGGGATGCCGCCGCACATGGAGAGACCTCCCGAGGACATCCGCATGGCCCTGGAGGCGTATCACCGCGAGCTGGCCAAGATCCAGCCCGGCAGCAACATCCCCAACCTGCACAACTTGCCAGGCATGCCGCCGTTCCCGAACATCCTCGCGCTGCAACAACAAGCCATGCAGCAAGCCCAGAACCAACACATGAACGGCTCTGGGGCCATCCAGGACCTGTCCCTGCCTAAAGACAAGAATGCCAAAATGAACGGAATGACTGATAGCGATAAGGATAAACCGTTGGACGCTGAGGAGGCAATACGGCACGCGGGCAGTGCGTTCTCGTTGGTCAGGCCGAAACTCGAACCTGGACAACAGTCGACAGGCTCCTCCGCGTCCAGCCCGTTAGGAAATGCAATCTTGCCACCGGCTATTACGCCGAACGACGATTTTAGCAGTTCAGCAGCAGCGAGCCCACTGCAGCGAATGGCTTCCATCACCAATAGTCTTATCTCCCAGCCCAATAACCCTCCTCATCATCCTCCACCACAGAGATCCATGAAGGCGGTCTTGCCACCCATCACGCAACAGCAGTTTGACCTCTTCAACAATTTAAATACTGAGGAAATAGTTCGAAGAGTTAAAGAGGCGTTGAGTCAATACTCTATTAGTCAACGATTGTTTGGGGAGTCAGTATTAGGGCTGTCTCAGGGGTCTGTGAGTGATCTGCTGGCGAGGCCGAAGCCATGGCACATGCTAACGCAGAAAGGTCGGGAGCCATTCATCCGGATGAAGATGTTCCTGGAAGACGACAACGCTGTACACAAGCTTGTCGCGTCGCAGTACAAGATTGCGCCGGAGAAGCTCATGAGGACTGGAAACTACAGCGGAGCACCTC CATGTCCGCCAAACATGACCAAGCCGATGCCGCCGACGCAGAAAATGATCTCAGACGCCACTTCTCTGCTAAGCAAGATGCAGCAAGAGCAGCTGCTGGGCCCCGGCCATTTGGGTCACTTAGGGCAGCCCACGCCGCTGCTACTAACTCCTCCGGGCTTCCCTCCGCACCACGCAGTGACCCTCCCTCCACAGCACCACGACAATAACAACAAGGAGAGGAAGCCCCCACCCCCTCCGCAGCCGCACCACCAGCCGCCTGTCATGCGCAACCTGCATCAGCACATATCGCCCAGTGTCTACGAAATGGCCGCACTGACGCAAGATCTCGACACCCAAACCATTACCACGAAAATTAAAGAAGCCCTCTTAGCCAATAATATAGGACAGAAAATCTTTGGAGAAGCCGTACTCGGTCTTTCCCAAGGATCCGTTAGTGAGTTGTTATCGAAACCGAAGCCTTGGCATATGCTTAGCATCAAAGGCCGGGAACCTTTCATCAGGATGCAGTTATGGTTAAGCGATGCGCACAATATCGACCGTCTTCAAGCGCTAAAAAATGAGAGACGAGAGGCCAACAAACGGCGAAGATCTAGCGGCCCCGGACAAGACAACTCCTCAGATACGTCGTCTAACGATACTTCGGAGTTCTACCACTCAAGTTCACCAGGCCCCACCACAGGAGCGCCATGCGCAAAAAAACAACGAGTTCTTTTCTCTGAGGAACAAAAAGAGGCATTAAGACTGGCGTTCGCATTGGACCCTTACCCAAATATGCCCACGATAGAATTCCTCGCCGCCGAACTTGGCTTGTCGACGCGAACCATAACCAACTGGTTCCACAATCATCGAATGAGGCTTAAACAGCAAGCGCCTCATGGTCTTCCCGCTGAGCCACCGGCGAGGGACCAGTCATCGGCGCCCTTCGACCCAGTCCAGTTCCGTCTGCTCTTGAACCAGAGATTGCTGGAACTACAAAAGGAGAGAATGGGCCTAGCCGGTGTGCCGTTACCGTATCCCCCTTACTTTGCCGCCAACTCGAATTTAGCAGCCCTTATCGGCCGTGGTCTCATCCCTCCTGAAGAAGGAGGGAAGGACCAAGCCAGTGGACTCGATTTGACAATGCCGTTGAAACGCGAGCCTGATGGAGATGATTTTGAAGATGATGACGTAGAGAGTAACCTCGGATCAGAGGACTCAATGGATGATGAATCAAAGACTGAGCCGAAAGCGGCGTCCACGCCCCAGGGGCGGTCAAATAGGCGAAAACCGGCGGCGCCGCAGTGGGTGAACCCCGACTGGCAGGACGAGAAGCCTCGCAACCCCGACGAGATCATCATCAACGGCGTGTGCGTGATGCGGAGCGACGACTTCAGGAGAGAGTCGGAGGAGACGGTGCGCGTGGAGCCGTCGCCGGTGCCGCGCGACTCGTCGcccgcgccgcgcacgccgcagACGCCGCacacgccgcgcccgccgcacACGCCCGACGACGTCATCCCCGAGGACAAAATCAAATCTGAGAACGATGACGACCGGTGGGAGTATTAA